GGGTCATATACATGCTTATATGGTGACGGATCATTATGAACACCTGTCACCTCTACACCCTGAGACCGTAGGTTTTCACCTTTCTTCATTGTTTTTTTCAAGTGATGCGAGAATGGATGAGCAGATTTTTCTTGAAAAGTAACCACTTGCCTTCTATAGGGCATCCCATTTGCAGTTCTAGTTGTATTCGCATTCGCAATATTTTTCGATATCACATCCATCCTAAATCGTTCAGCTGTCATTCCTGTTCCGCTAATATTAATTGAATTAAACACTCCCATTTTTATCTACTCCCTTCAGAAATAACAGTCCTTAGCTTATGGAACTCTCCATTAATTCGAGTTGAAAGCGTTTGATACCACAGCTCATTTTTGGCACGTTCTGCCATTTCAACATCAATATCAACATTATTACCATCACGTCGTGTACTAAAGTTTGTTCTTTGTTTTTTTTGATGCGTTACCGATTCTGGAGCTAAGCTCCCTATAGGAATATGCTTTTGATGTGTTAATTTTACCGGTATTTTATTGTTATTTATCACATCTTTCATGATACTTTCAAACTCTACAGAGGTTTTTTTAAATCCAGGTGTGTTTACATTAGCAATATTATTGGAAATCGATTCATTTCTTGCCCATGAGGCATCCATAGCCCTCGACAATACATCAACGTTTCTATATGTGTTATTCATACCAATCAAGCACCTTTCAATAATATGATTTTATCACAATATTCTATAATCTAACAGAGGTATGTATTACTCAAATCAAGCACTGCTACATTTTACCACATAATAAACTGTCTGACTCCTTAAATATTGATATAAAAACGGTTTAGGACTAAAGTCTTATGCAGTCACAGTAGTAATTACTTAATAGATACAATAGCTGTCGCAACATTTCACTGCTATTGATAGTTTAGCGCTACAAGGGTCGGTTTTGAACTTTATACAAGGAATATCGTATATTAAAAAGAAGTCACATGTATGACTTCTTTTTGTACTTAATCCTTATGCTGTCTTATCGCTTTAATTTTTGTAGTTCCTCTAGAAGATTCGAGTTGAGAATCCTTATATGTGTTCCTTTCATCCCAAGAGATCTTGATTCTATTACGCCTGCACTCTCGAATTTCCTCAGTGCATTTACAATAACCGACCTTGTAATTCCAACACGATCAGCTATCTTGCTTGCAACAAGCAACCCTTCCATTCCATTAAGTTCATTAAAAATATGCTCTACAGCC
This genomic interval from Tindallia magadiensis contains the following:
- the flgB gene encoding flagellar basal body rod protein FlgB, translated to MNNTYRNVDVLSRAMDASWARNESISNNIANVNTPGFKKTSVEFESIMKDVINNNKIPVKLTHQKHIPIGSLAPESVTHQKKQRTNFSTRRDGNNVDIDVEMAERAKNELWYQTLSTRINGEFHKLRTVISEGSR
- the flgC gene encoding flagellar basal body rod protein FlgC; amino-acid sequence: MGVFNSINISGTGMTAERFRMDVISKNIANANTTRTANGMPYRRQVVTFQEKSAHPFSHHLKKTMKKGENLRSQGVEVTGVHNDPSPYKHVYDPGHPDANKDGYVMMPNVDTVTEMANMISASRAYEANITAMNTTVNMAMRALEIGR